From Fervidobacterium sp., a single genomic window includes:
- the pheA gene encoding prephenate dehydratase gives MEKRIQIEKLREVIDSIDSKLIHLLNQRLELAIKIGRLKDNIYDEKREQEVLNHVKNLCSNLLVGEEFCVQLYEKIMEKSKQLQESNVKLIGFQGEHGAYSEISGVKFGEKIFSDRAKFATIPLKSFEEVIQNVEHDIIDYGVLPIQNSLEGPINTATYALLESNLNVVAEVILPINHCLLILPDVDPKEIKFVYSHPQALAQCRNFLKRLSLQPLEFFDTAGAAKKLADERNSNAAVIASKLAAKIYGLEVLKDNIQDYPYNKTSFWILSKVMNNHGSKCAITFLLEDKPGALLSVLELFKLRNINLTRIVSLPSRNEVNEYRFFVDFETQNVDDLEKFLKTLAEKTKQLRVFGLYDSFEINDKL, from the coding sequence ATGGAAAAAAGGATACAAATCGAAAAACTCAGAGAAGTCATAGACTCTATTGATAGTAAACTAATCCATCTTTTGAATCAGCGATTAGAATTAGCAATCAAAATCGGTAGATTAAAAGACAATATCTACGACGAAAAACGAGAACAAGAAGTTTTGAATCACGTAAAAAATTTATGTAGCAATTTGTTAGTTGGCGAGGAATTTTGTGTCCAATTGTATGAAAAAATTATGGAAAAAAGTAAGCAATTACAAGAAAGTAATGTGAAATTAATAGGTTTTCAAGGCGAACATGGTGCTTACAGCGAAATCTCTGGCGTGAAATTTGGTGAGAAGATATTCTCAGATCGCGCAAAATTCGCAACGATCCCTCTAAAAAGTTTTGAAGAGGTTATACAAAATGTAGAACATGACATTATAGATTATGGCGTACTACCTATTCAAAATTCTCTTGAAGGTCCAATAAATACCGCCACATATGCTTTACTGGAAAGTAACTTAAACGTTGTAGCTGAGGTTATTTTGCCGATAAACCATTGCCTGTTGATTTTGCCAGACGTTGACCCAAAAGAAATAAAATTTGTATACTCACATCCGCAGGCACTTGCTCAATGCCGTAATTTTTTAAAACGTTTATCACTTCAGCCTTTGGAATTTTTTGATACGGCTGGGGCTGCAAAAAAGCTTGCAGATGAAAGAAATTCAAATGCAGCCGTCATTGCAAGTAAACTTGCAGCAAAGATATACGGTCTTGAAGTTTTGAAAGATAACATCCAAGATTATCCTTACAACAAAACTTCTTTCTGGATACTCTCTAAGGTCATGAATAACCATGGTTCAAAGTGTGCAATCACATTCTTACTTGAGGATAAACCAGGTGCGTTACTAAGCGTGTTGGAACTCTTCAAGCTTAGAAATATCAATTTAACCAGGATAGTATCTTTACCTTCAAGAAACGAAGTAAACGAGTATAGATTCTTTGTAGACTTTGAAACTCAAAATGTTGACGATCTTGAAAAATTCTTAAAGACCTTAGCAGAAAAAACGAAACAATTAAGAGTCTTTGGGTTGTACGATTCTTTTGAAATAAACGATAAATTATAG
- a CDS encoding EAL domain-containing protein: MNDICKRCQLLPVVESAPKVVHFVFPIDLLRDKVKDILRKTNFEFFENNELLTVFAQDFRSFLTDLRMQSGFSTPELNDIMCITLNEGEDLSFTNFSKLKPLSYWFSLIDAQDYFDILKEQRLIVYFQPVLESKNLSIIGYEALIRGISKDGSLVSPKFLFDTAEKTNTLFYLDRFCRETVLRTAAEKDMRSCKIFVNFIPTSIYDPNVCLQSTIRFAKEVDFEPSNIVFEVVESYKVTDIDLLSNILNFYRTNGFLVALDDVGSGYSNLNMLVHLRPDIVKIDTEIIRNIQNDELKRSIFKAVVSLCKEANIFVLAEGVETVDEYNYVKEHVDFVQGFLFAKPAPEPLREIKLQV; this comes from the coding sequence ATGAATGATATTTGTAAACGATGCCAGCTTTTACCTGTCGTGGAATCTGCACCAAAAGTTGTACATTTTGTTTTTCCGATTGATTTGTTGAGAGATAAGGTAAAGGATATTTTAAGAAAAACAAATTTCGAGTTCTTTGAGAATAATGAATTACTTACTGTTTTTGCACAAGATTTTAGGTCCTTTTTAACAGACTTACGCATGCAGTCAGGGTTTTCAACTCCTGAGTTAAACGATATTATGTGTATCACTTTAAATGAAGGAGAAGACTTGTCGTTTACTAATTTTTCAAAGTTGAAACCTCTTTCTTATTGGTTTTCACTAATTGATGCCCAGGATTATTTCGATATATTAAAGGAACAGAGATTGATAGTATATTTCCAACCAGTTTTGGAAAGTAAAAATTTATCGATAATTGGGTACGAAGCCCTAATAAGAGGAATATCTAAAGATGGTTCGCTTGTGAGTCCTAAATTTTTGTTTGATACCGCGGAAAAAACGAATACTTTGTTTTATCTTGACAGATTTTGCAGAGAAACAGTGCTGAGAACAGCTGCGGAAAAGGATATGAGAAGTTGTAAGATATTTGTGAACTTTATTCCAACATCTATATACGATCCAAATGTGTGTTTACAATCAACAATCCGTTTCGCAAAGGAGGTTGATTTTGAACCAAGTAATATAGTGTTTGAGGTAGTTGAAAGTTACAAAGTAACTGATATCGATCTTCTTTCAAATATTCTAAATTTCTACAGAACAAATGGTTTTCTGGTTGCACTTGATGATGTTGGTTCTGGTTACTCGAACTTGAATATGCTTGTGCACCTTAGACCGGATATTGTTAAAATAGACACAGAAATAATCCGAAACATACAAAATGATGAGTTAAAAAGGTCAATATTCAAAGCAGTTGTTTCACTTTGTAAAGAAGCAAATATATTTGTACTTGCAGAAGGTGTTGAAACAGTTGATGAATACAACTATGTGAAAGAACATGTAGATTTCGTTCAAGGATTTCTTTTCGCAAAGCCGGCTCCTGAACCTTTAAGGGAAATTAAACTTCAAGTTTGA
- a CDS encoding prephenate dehydrogenase/arogenate dehydrogenase family protein, with amino-acid sequence MDEKILFVLGLGKMGSWFKESLEKFVLQNPTYKGWKVLGYDKNMNIPLENVLTAAPSIVLNCVSLDNVVDAFKSVESFIDQQTVLCDIASVKTNLAQFYTNSQHKFCSFHPMFGPTFAKMDRIKGENVIFIKGSDEETTTFFEEFFFPYSMKFFYMTFEEHDEMMAYSLSVPFIASFVFGSRVDNTVVPGTTFKKHIDILLGLLSEDDKLISEILFNKHSVKEIEKISSNLEYLKHIVMDKDQEELSKFLKKLRVRFSDVLYRF; translated from the coding sequence TTGGATGAAAAAATTTTATTTGTGCTTGGTCTTGGGAAGATGGGAAGTTGGTTTAAAGAAAGTCTTGAAAAATTCGTATTACAAAACCCTACTTACAAGGGTTGGAAGGTCTTAGGTTACGATAAAAACATGAATATTCCATTGGAAAATGTGCTAACTGCCGCACCTTCAATAGTTTTGAATTGTGTATCACTTGACAATGTTGTAGACGCCTTTAAAAGTGTTGAAAGTTTTATTGATCAGCAGACTGTTCTATGCGATATCGCTTCCGTCAAAACTAATTTGGCGCAGTTTTACACGAACTCTCAACACAAGTTTTGTTCATTCCATCCCATGTTTGGTCCAACATTTGCGAAAATGGACAGAATAAAAGGTGAGAATGTAATATTCATAAAAGGTTCTGATGAAGAAACCACGACATTTTTCGAAGAATTTTTCTTTCCGTATTCTATGAAATTTTTTTACATGACGTTTGAAGAACATGACGAGATGATGGCATATTCACTTAGTGTCCCATTTATCGCTTCATTTGTATTTGGTAGTCGTGTTGATAACACGGTTGTCCCAGGGACTACATTTAAAAAGCATATAGATATTCTACTTGGATTGTTAAGTGAGGATGACAAACTAATATCTGAGATACTTTTCAACAAACATTCAGTGAAAGAAATTGAAAAAATATCCTCAAATCTTGAATATCTAAAACATATAGTTATGGACAAAGATCAGGAAGAACTGAGTAAATTCTTGAAAAAACTTAGAGTTCGTTTTAGCGATGTCTTGTATCGTTTCTGA
- a CDS encoding phosphoribosylanthranilate isomerase: protein MIILLRVKICGITNLEDAISCADLGVDAIGFVFYKDSPRYISYEKAWQIIQKLPPFICTVGVFVNESPSFLVEIKKELSLSYVQPYFDDEKLYGVLAKFIDPRAIIRPYRITDNFQMNKINSSEYFPLLEGFSEKYGGVGAKFNWEKLTEISVPFILAGGINLENVENVLKYKPYAIDISSGVEAYPGKKDEQKIKAILRRIGRNV, encoded by the coding sequence GTGATAATTTTGCTTAGAGTGAAAATATGCGGTATCACAAATTTAGAAGATGCTATTTCTTGTGCTGACTTGGGAGTCGATGCTATCGGATTTGTCTTTTACAAAGACAGTCCGAGATACATCAGTTACGAAAAAGCGTGGCAAATAATTCAAAAATTACCACCATTCATCTGTACAGTAGGTGTATTTGTCAACGAATCACCATCTTTTCTAGTTGAAATCAAAAAAGAACTTAGCCTTTCATACGTACAGCCTTATTTTGATGATGAGAAACTTTACGGTGTTCTTGCAAAATTTATAGACCCTAGGGCGATTATAAGACCTTATAGAATAACGGACAATTTCCAAATGAATAAAATAAATTCATCTGAATATTTTCCACTTTTGGAAGGTTTCAGTGAAAAGTACGGTGGTGTTGGTGCAAAATTTAACTGGGAAAAATTAACAGAAATTTCTGTACCATTCATATTAGCTGGTGGAATAAACCTAGAGAATGTTGAAAATGTTTTAAAATACAAACCATATGCGATAGATATATCAAGTGGTGTAGAAGCTTACCCAGGTAAAAAAGACGAACAAAAAATAAAAGCTATCCTTAGGAGGATTGGTCGAAATGTTTGA
- a CDS encoding aminodeoxychorismate/anthranilate synthase component II produces MFLVIDNYDSFTYNLVQYVMEIVGAENVLVFRNREIDTEKIYKIEKEKPIEGIIISPGPGHPKDIPNVLKIIKKFGENIPILGVCLGHQAIGYAFGCSVVNAREVVHGKLRQCLHDGKGIFQGIPQPIRVMRYHSLVVRKEDLANSPLIVTASTIDGEVMGIRHKKYPVEGVQFHPESIFTEHGFDIVKNFIHQATLFIKQLNKF; encoded by the coding sequence ATGTTTCTTGTCATAGACAACTACGACTCATTTACATATAACCTTGTGCAGTATGTTATGGAAATAGTTGGTGCAGAGAATGTTTTAGTGTTCAGAAACAGAGAGATTGATACTGAAAAGATATACAAAATAGAAAAAGAAAAACCGATAGAAGGGATAATTATATCACCCGGTCCTGGGCATCCAAAAGATATACCAAACGTTTTGAAAATTATAAAAAAATTTGGAGAAAACATACCTATCCTTGGTGTTTGTTTAGGACATCAAGCCATTGGATATGCCTTTGGATGTTCTGTGGTAAATGCGAGAGAGGTTGTACATGGAAAACTTAGACAGTGTCTACACGATGGGAAAGGCATATTCCAGGGTATACCACAACCGATAAGAGTTATGCGCTACCATTCACTTGTTGTAAGAAAAGAAGACCTAGCTAACTCACCGCTTATAGTAACGGCTTCAACAATTGACGGTGAGGTTATGGGCATAAGACACAAAAAATACCCAGTAGAAGGCGTTCAATTTCATCCAGAATCTATTTTCACAGAACACGGTTTTGATATAGTTAAAAATTTCATACATCAAGCAACACTGTTTATAAAACAACTGAATAAATTTTAA
- a CDS encoding anthranilate synthase component I family protein encodes MNELGNLFSDLKLNLHAVKRLADFETPLSLYVKLSYAYSDSPMFLLESVEQHEMLGRFSFIGVNPFLTIKVSDNNIEIEGIHHVHLRLQNLAETFETVKHIVEKIRNSIEVENHESTKIDTSIIPMALVILNYESVKYFEEITFDKAKVFDTPDILIIFPSIVIVFDNYKRLMWNVMTYQPSQAQSEVERELLSIEKYPVVLKHPFDKQDITSKIQSHTSKKAFCEKIQTAKDYIYQGDIFQVVLSQRFSINTTQNDLHLYRKLRLTNPSPYMFLVQTKDFSLFGSSPETLVKFINKKVIIHPIAGTRKRGMNAQEDEEIEKELLTNEKELAEHSMLVDLARNDIGRVAIPGTVKVPRLMYIEKYSHVMHIVSEVVGVAEERFNAFDVIRSVFPAGTVTGAPKLRAMEIIEQLEDTSREFYAGSVGYISWSGDADFAITIRSAVLKDEVLYTQSGAGIVYDSIPENEYEETMNKAKAIFSILAMKT; translated from the coding sequence ATGAATGAACTTGGAAATCTCTTTTCTGATTTAAAATTGAACTTACATGCAGTAAAAAGATTAGCTGATTTTGAGACTCCTTTGTCTTTGTACGTAAAACTTAGCTATGCATATTCTGATAGTCCTATGTTTTTGTTGGAAAGCGTAGAACAACACGAAATGCTTGGACGGTTCTCTTTTATTGGAGTTAACCCATTTCTCACGATTAAGGTCTCAGATAACAACATCGAAATTGAGGGAATTCATCATGTTCATCTGAGGTTGCAGAACTTGGCTGAAACTTTTGAAACAGTAAAACATATAGTTGAGAAAATTAGAAATTCTATAGAGGTTGAGAACCATGAATCCACGAAAATAGACACTTCAATTATCCCTATGGCTTTAGTTATCTTAAATTATGAAAGCGTTAAGTATTTTGAAGAAATTACATTCGATAAGGCAAAAGTATTCGACACTCCGGATATCTTGATAATCTTTCCAAGTATTGTAATTGTCTTTGATAATTACAAAAGACTAATGTGGAACGTTATGACTTACCAGCCTTCCCAAGCACAAAGCGAAGTTGAAAGAGAACTGCTTTCGATAGAAAAATATCCGGTAGTTCTTAAACACCCTTTTGACAAACAAGACATAACTAGCAAAATCCAGTCTCATACGTCGAAAAAGGCGTTCTGTGAGAAGATCCAAACAGCAAAGGATTACATATACCAAGGAGACATTTTTCAGGTCGTCTTATCTCAAAGATTTTCTATCAATACGACACAGAATGATTTACATTTATACAGAAAGTTAAGGTTAACCAATCCTTCACCGTACATGTTTTTAGTGCAAACAAAAGATTTCTCACTTTTCGGAAGTTCTCCCGAAACGCTTGTGAAATTTATTAATAAAAAAGTAATTATACATCCAATAGCAGGTACCAGAAAACGCGGTATGAATGCTCAAGAGGATGAAGAAATCGAAAAAGAATTACTAACGAACGAAAAAGAATTAGCAGAACACTCCATGCTTGTTGATTTGGCAAGGAACGATATTGGACGTGTTGCGATACCTGGTACTGTGAAAGTTCCGAGACTTATGTATATTGAAAAATACTCACATGTAATGCATATAGTTTCAGAAGTAGTTGGGGTGGCAGAGGAGAGATTTAACGCATTCGATGTAATACGTAGTGTATTTCCTGCTGGGACGGTCACAGGTGCACCAAAGCTCAGAGCGATGGAGATAATAGAACAATTAGAAGACACTTCTCGTGAATTTTACGCGGGTAGCGTTGGCTACATCTCTTGGTCTGGAGATGCTGATTTTGCAATAACTATCCGAAGTGCTGTGTTAAAAGACGAAGTATTGTATACGCAATCAGGTGCTGGTATTGTATACGATTCGATTCCTGAAAACGAATACGAAGAGACTATGAACAAAGCTAAAGCGATATTTTCTATCTTAGCTATGAAAACTTAG
- the trpB gene encoding tryptophan synthase subunit beta, with translation MFETIEKRYYGNYGGIFAAETLIPALSELEYGLLHIVPKKEFQEEYNYYLKHYVGRPTPLYYAKRLSEFIGANIFLKREDLNHTGAHKILNALGQTLLAKRLGKTRIIAETGAGQHGVATATCCALLGLKCVIYMGYDDVQRQRVNVERMKMLNAEVIPVKTGTQTLKDAINEALRDWITNVQNTHYVIGTVYGPYPFPQLVRTFVSTIGKEVKEQFVNQYGKLPDTVVACVGGGSNAIGIFSAFLNDNVELIGVEAGGLGIETGKHAARFQTGRPGVFQGTKSYLLQDEIGNVLDTYSVAPGLDYPAVGPEHANLYETKRVTYTYITDEVAINAYRTLTRLEGIIPALESSHAIGYILQNRDKHLGKDVLINLSGRGDKDLETVKRFTDQGGE, from the coding sequence ATGTTTGAAACAATTGAAAAGAGGTATTATGGAAATTACGGTGGAATTTTCGCGGCTGAAACTTTAATTCCTGCGTTATCTGAGCTTGAATACGGACTGCTACACATAGTACCAAAAAAAGAATTCCAAGAGGAATACAATTACTACTTAAAACACTACGTTGGACGTCCAACCCCTTTGTATTATGCAAAAAGACTATCAGAATTCATAGGCGCAAATATCTTTCTAAAAAGAGAAGATCTAAACCACACAGGAGCACATAAGATTTTAAATGCTTTGGGACAAACTTTGCTAGCAAAGCGACTGGGAAAAACAAGAATAATTGCTGAAACAGGTGCTGGACAACACGGAGTTGCTACTGCAACATGCTGTGCCTTACTCGGTTTGAAATGTGTCATATACATGGGGTACGATGATGTTCAACGTCAAAGAGTTAATGTTGAAAGAATGAAGATGTTGAACGCTGAGGTAATACCAGTGAAAACAGGCACGCAAACACTCAAAGATGCCATAAACGAAGCCTTGAGAGATTGGATAACAAATGTTCAAAACACGCATTACGTTATAGGTACAGTGTATGGTCCGTATCCATTTCCTCAATTAGTTCGTACGTTTGTATCAACTATTGGAAAAGAGGTAAAAGAACAATTTGTAAACCAATACGGCAAGCTTCCAGACACTGTAGTTGCGTGTGTTGGAGGTGGTAGCAACGCAATAGGTATATTTTCAGCATTCTTAAATGACAATGTCGAACTAATAGGTGTTGAAGCAGGAGGATTAGGGATCGAAACAGGAAAACATGCGGCGCGATTTCAAACAGGAAGACCAGGAGTTTTTCAAGGTACAAAAAGTTATTTATTACAAGATGAAATAGGAAACGTACTTGATACATATTCTGTGGCACCAGGACTTGATTACCCTGCAGTTGGACCTGAACATGCTAACCTGTATGAAACAAAGCGTGTTACATACACATACATAACAGACGAAGTAGCTATAAATGCTTACAGAACTCTCACACGTTTAGAAGGAATAATACCGGCACTTGAAAGCAGCCACGCAATTGGTTACATATTACAAAACAGGGACAAACATCTTGGAAAAGACGTACTAATAAACCTATCTGGACGTGGTGACAAAGATTTAGAAACAGTAAAAAGATTTACAGATCAAGGGGGTGAATAG
- the trpA gene encoding tryptophan synthase subunit alpha, with amino-acid sequence MTKNKINELFNQKEKLLIPYITAGDPTFKSSLQLLNFLASNKAKAIEIGIPFSDPMADGEIIQRAMNRALGFSISKTFELIEKFRTKHNTPIILMGYFNTFYNYGIKKLAEKMNELDIEAIIIVDLPLEEVDIIFEIFRKHNIHLIPLISPITPIERLEKMKTFFSGFAYLISITGTTGIRNTLPQNIKLRAKIVKEKTGLPTLLGFGVSNPQIIEEFKDEVDGFIIGSALIKSWEEDNFSIGENLKKFWQSMISKVHTY; translated from the coding sequence ATGACAAAGAATAAAATAAACGAACTTTTCAACCAAAAAGAAAAACTTCTCATACCCTACATAACAGCAGGTGATCCGACATTTAAATCATCTCTACAACTTTTGAACTTTCTTGCTTCAAACAAAGCTAAAGCGATAGAAATTGGTATTCCTTTTTCAGACCCAATGGCTGACGGAGAAATCATTCAAAGAGCAATGAACAGAGCCCTTGGATTTTCTATTTCAAAAACATTTGAACTAATCGAAAAATTTAGGACAAAACACAACACACCAATAATACTTATGGGTTACTTTAACACATTCTATAATTATGGAATCAAAAAGCTGGCAGAAAAGATGAATGAACTTGACATTGAAGCAATTATAATAGTTGACTTACCATTGGAAGAAGTGGATATCATTTTTGAAATTTTCAGAAAACACAACATACACCTTATTCCACTTATATCTCCAATAACTCCAATTGAGAGATTAGAGAAAATGAAAACATTCTTCAGTGGTTTTGCTTACTTAATTTCAATAACAGGTACAACTGGAATAAGAAATACACTCCCGCAAAACATAAAACTAAGAGCAAAGATTGTGAAAGAAAAAACAGGATTACCCACGCTTTTAGGATTTGGTGTTAGTAACCCACAGATAATCGAAGAATTCAAAGATGAAGTTGATGGATTCATAATAGGAAGTGCCCTTATAAAAAGTTGGGAAGAAGACAATTTTTCGATTGGAGAGAACCTAAAAAAATTTTGGCAATCGATGATTTCTAAGGTACATACTTACTGA
- a CDS encoding indole-3-glycerol-phosphate synthase, whose product MLSFKQIRQEKINKYKKDNPHKFYNIFKDRGKGRIIAEFKRQSPSKGKLLQQENLQDILNDYEQAGVAAISILTDEQYFQGSITDLETARKITKLPILRKDFICLTKQICESAIYGADCVLLISELLSIKELQKLSTIATDLELDLLIEIHYLESYEKVKKLKVPYILGVNSRNLKTLQVSHKHALEVVKNLPSDIPLVIESGIEDEKDIEIYKPYKPSGFLIGTSLLKAINRVEKLSRIIKTAKN is encoded by the coding sequence ATGTTATCCTTCAAACAAATTAGACAAGAAAAAATAAACAAGTACAAAAAAGATAATCCTCACAAATTTTACAACATTTTCAAAGATAGGGGCAAAGGAAGAATAATTGCAGAGTTCAAAAGACAATCTCCTTCAAAAGGAAAACTTTTGCAACAAGAAAACCTGCAAGACATCCTGAACGATTACGAACAAGCAGGGGTGGCTGCTATCTCTATCCTGACAGATGAACAATATTTTCAGGGTTCTATAACTGATTTAGAAACTGCCAGAAAGATAACAAAACTTCCGATACTTAGAAAAGACTTCATATGCTTAACAAAACAAATTTGCGAAAGTGCTATCTACGGAGCAGATTGTGTACTTTTAATAAGCGAGTTGCTAAGTATTAAAGAACTTCAAAAGCTTTCCACAATTGCAACCGATCTTGAATTAGACTTGTTGATTGAGATTCACTACCTTGAATCGTACGAAAAAGTAAAAAAACTTAAAGTTCCGTACATTCTCGGTGTAAACTCCAGGAACTTAAAAACATTGCAAGTATCTCATAAGCACGCATTAGAAGTTGTAAAAAACCTACCAAGTGATATTCCACTTGTAATAGAAAGTGGAATCGAAGATGAAAAGGATATTGAAATCTACAAACCATACAAACCAAGTGGATTTCTAATAGGTACAAGTCTGTTAAAAGCTATAAACAGGGTAGAAAAATTATCGAGAATAATAAAAACTGCTAAAAACTAA
- the trpD gene encoding anthranilate phosphoribosyltransferase, with protein sequence MSEYYLIDESIKKISSGLHLTLSESTELFKNMLNLNDNESDLELKYKITGFLTALTMKGIHEEELLGLLNVMLEKSVPVSRPTYPIIDIVGTGGDGKQTINISTTVSFILAAAGVKVAKHGNKAASSKCGSADVLQSLGININLSPERSVKMLEETNFCFLFAPNYHPYLKNIMSIRKALPVKTIFNFVGPIANPFSPEYIFLGCSEKKLLKLYVKVLQNRNVRRAIIFSGDDGMDEITLSTTTTAYLIAKGKIKKLKINPVDHGFKLASEESVKGADPNYNAQIIEKLFKGQVDGPIKEIVLLNSAYALYTYEKVKTPDEGLQVAKHIIESGQAYDKLQQIKEFSQKSE encoded by the coding sequence ATGAGCGAATACTACTTAATTGACGAATCGATAAAAAAGATATCCTCCGGTTTGCACTTAACCTTGTCAGAAAGTACGGAATTGTTCAAAAACATGCTAAACTTAAATGACAATGAGTCAGACTTAGAACTAAAATATAAAATCACCGGCTTCTTAACTGCTTTAACCATGAAAGGAATACATGAAGAAGAACTTCTTGGATTGCTTAACGTAATGTTAGAAAAAAGTGTTCCTGTTTCTCGTCCAACTTACCCTATCATTGACATTGTAGGGACAGGAGGGGACGGTAAACAGACTATTAACATATCAACAACTGTCTCATTTATACTTGCTGCCGCTGGTGTCAAAGTTGCTAAGCACGGTAACAAAGCTGCTTCAAGCAAATGCGGAAGTGCTGATGTACTTCAATCACTTGGTATAAACATAAACCTCTCACCAGAACGCTCTGTCAAAATGCTTGAGGAAACAAACTTCTGCTTCCTTTTTGCTCCGAATTACCATCCTTATTTGAAAAATATAATGTCAATTCGTAAGGCATTACCTGTAAAAACCATATTTAATTTTGTTGGACCAATCGCAAACCCATTTTCACCTGAATACATCTTCTTAGGTTGCTCTGAGAAAAAACTTTTAAAATTGTACGTAAAAGTACTTCAAAACCGAAACGTCAGAAGGGCAATAATCTTTTCAGGTGATGATGGTATGGATGAAATAACACTGTCCACAACGACTACCGCTTACTTAATCGCCAAGGGAAAAATAAAGAAATTAAAAATAAATCCCGTAGACCATGGCTTTAAATTGGCATCAGAAGAAAGCGTAAAAGGAGCAGATCCAAATTACAATGCACAGATTATAGAAAAACTTTTTAAAGGGCAAGTAGACGGACCTATAAAAGAAATTGTCTTACTAAACTCAGCGTATGCATTGTATACATACGAAAAAGTAAAAACTCCGGATGAAGGTTTGCAAGTAGCAAAGCACATCATTGAATCTGGACAAGCTTACGATAAACTACAGCAGATAAAAGAATTTTCACAAAAATCTGAATAG
- a CDS encoding DUF429 domain-containing protein, producing MFIGIDGTKGGWVYCFLSEDMKSFSFKCSKHFELSGIITEKVFVDIPIGLPSRSVRTCDVLAKKLLSKRACSVFTVPVRAAVYSDSYKNALTINRKAQGKGFSKQFWNIREKVIQVDSALRSNANLYDVVRESHPELCFMMLSGYPLPSKHTREGITLRLSFLKKYVPKADSKILEISYKIKVPIHDLIDATVLALSQFFELNVVPEHKEFDEYGIPMRIFFPKVYL from the coding sequence GTGTTTATTGGTATAGACGGAACAAAAGGTGGATGGGTATATTGTTTTCTTTCAGAAGATATGAAAAGTTTCAGTTTTAAATGTTCAAAACACTTCGAGTTAAGCGGCATTATAACTGAGAAGGTCTTTGTTGATATACCTATAGGTTTGCCAAGTAGAAGTGTGAGAACATGCGATGTTTTAGCAAAAAAGCTACTTTCAAAAAGAGCCTGCAGTGTTTTTACAGTTCCTGTTCGAGCAGCTGTGTATAGTGATTCTTACAAGAATGCTTTAACAATTAATAGAAAAGCCCAGGGAAAGGGCTTTTCTAAACAGTTTTGGAATATTCGTGAAAAGGTAATACAGGTGGATTCGGCTTTGAGAAGTAACGCTAATCTTTATGATGTTGTTAGAGAGTCTCATCCCGAGTTATGTTTTATGATGTTGTCTGGATATCCTTTACCATCTAAGCATACTCGTGAAGGAATTACTTTAAGATTAAGCTTTTTGAAAAAATACGTACCGAAGGCTGATAGTAAAATTTTGGAGATTAGTTATAAGATAAAAGTACCTATCCATGATCTTATTGATGCAACGGTTCTCGCACTTTCTCAATTCTTTGAATTGAATGTTGTTCCTGAACATAAAGAATTCGATGAATACGGAATCCCTATGAGGATTTTCTTTCCCAAAGTTTATTTATAA